The Niastella koreensis GR20-10 genome includes a window with the following:
- a CDS encoding cellulase family glycosylhydrolase translates to MKTKITFIMAGGFIILMGLFSCKKQNAPAYTDLANQTDTIASTGSIQTLNFNSNSSWLIDTTGFGWVKVDPISGGAGDATIKISVADTNKTGASRTKLIFLSASNGQARRINIFQPAYMFPSYNTSPVAADASGMGSTATQLIGKLKLGVNIGNTLELNNIEPYPTASYISFLKQTGFNSVRIPCGWFLHGGNNPTAKIPQAWMDSVKQVIQWCVNNDMYVFVNIHWDGGWLENNVSLAKTDSVNARQKAYWEQIATAFRGFDEHVMFASANEPGCTDDATAKVLVSYHQTFINAVRSTGGKNAYRTLIIQGPDEFIRPGRYFPSDPTPDRLAYEFHNYSPTSFAILDADPAEGGWGNILYYWGAGNHSVIEPIRNCTSGEEADQLAYYKMIKENYIDKGIPCVMGEYSTNRRSATNTTHVPKELDKHNNSVDAWYTYLTKQCLAIGAKPFMWETGGVFDRLNNAVLDQRTVNAVMAGGK, encoded by the coding sequence ATGAAGACTAAAATAACTTTCATAATGGCAGGGGGCTTTATAATACTCATGGGATTATTCTCTTGCAAGAAGCAAAATGCGCCCGCCTATACTGATTTGGCTAATCAAACAGATACTATTGCTTCCACAGGCAGCATACAAACACTCAACTTTAACAGCAATAGCTCGTGGCTCATTGATACCACCGGGTTCGGTTGGGTGAAAGTAGATCCCATTTCCGGTGGTGCCGGTGATGCCACCATTAAGATCAGCGTAGCCGACACCAATAAAACCGGCGCCAGCCGCACAAAGCTGATCTTCCTGAGCGCCTCGAACGGCCAGGCAAGACGGATCAACATCTTTCAGCCTGCGTATATGTTCCCCTCGTACAATACATCGCCTGTTGCTGCCGATGCATCGGGTATGGGCAGCACTGCCACCCAGTTGATCGGCAAATTAAAGCTGGGCGTGAACATTGGTAATACACTTGAATTAAATAATATAGAGCCGTATCCAACTGCTTCCTATATAAGCTTTTTAAAACAAACCGGCTTTAATTCCGTACGTATTCCCTGCGGCTGGTTTTTACATGGTGGAAATAATCCAACGGCCAAAATACCGCAAGCCTGGATGGACTCGGTAAAACAGGTAATACAATGGTGTGTTAACAACGACATGTATGTTTTTGTAAACATTCACTGGGATGGCGGCTGGCTGGAGAACAATGTTTCCCTTGCCAAGACCGATAGTGTGAATGCCCGGCAAAAAGCTTACTGGGAACAAATTGCTACTGCCTTCCGTGGCTTTGATGAACATGTTATGTTTGCCAGCGCCAACGAACCCGGTTGTACAGATGATGCCACAGCAAAGGTGTTGGTTTCATATCATCAAACATTTATCAATGCCGTGCGCAGTACCGGCGGAAAAAATGCTTACCGGACGTTGATCATCCAGGGCCCAGACGAGTTTATTCGTCCGGGCAGGTATTTCCCTTCCGATCCAACACCCGACCGGCTGGCGTATGAATTCCATAACTATTCACCCACCAGTTTTGCCATTTTAGATGCCGATCCCGCTGAAGGCGGCTGGGGCAATATTTTGTACTACTGGGGTGCGGGCAATCATTCCGTTATCGAGCCTATACGTAATTGCACAAGCGGCGAGGAAGCAGACCAGCTGGCCTATTATAAAATGATAAAAGAAAATTATATCGATAAAGGCATTCCCTGTGTAATGGGAGAATATTCCACCAACAGAAGGTCTGCAACAAACACTACGCACGTACCTAAAGAATTAGACAAACACAATAATTCGGTAGACGCATGGTACACGTATTTAACCAAACAATGTCTGGCTATTGGCGCCAAACCATTTATGTGGGAAACAGGTGGCGTTTTTGACAGATTAAATAATGCGGTGCTCGACCAGCGTACGGTCAATGCTGTTATGGCAGGAGGTAAATAA
- a CDS encoding glycan-binding surface protein yields MNCIKYLSAIALLVIVIMPACKKEKVSAEPLITSIRNYAAAPNDTVVTGITPGQWVVIHGQNLKNALHIRFDGVEASFNYGNFANDMAVVQIPSVIPFNGVPDELLNTVTYVTTSGTTTYSFNFNYPAPVITGVSTETFFPGDSVYIVGSSFFLVQSVQFAGAGITKYNVDSMGTRIGFVCPPLNQVPGGVITVVAKGGTATTTKTYAVGKPSILLISNENPHAGDSVYIVGAAFKDIQSIVFAGATISSYNVAPDYSSVGFVCPTLSAPGIVTITTLYGTASTTFNVNDINTGIIGNFEWGGSFGWQWWGGASLESGDPNSGWPPYDPLLSGNSSMYLQLNGSNMNSADGNNTSTAIRLNAAQWVPSSNLTEQPENWAIKFEMSVPKPWNGASLVIASDITDYIFRFEPWNTTSGAVAFSTKGWVTVTIPLSSFKAKSSAGDGRGAALSDLTKLIGPSGNSGMYLYMHNYGSSATETGYYAGFDNVRVVKIK; encoded by the coding sequence ATGAATTGTATAAAATATCTCTCCGCCATAGCATTACTGGTTATAGTCATAATGCCTGCCTGCAAAAAGGAAAAGGTAAGCGCCGAACCATTAATAACATCTATTCGAAATTATGCGGCCGCACCCAATGATACAGTTGTAACGGGTATAACACCGGGCCAGTGGGTGGTTATTCACGGGCAGAATTTGAAGAACGCCCTTCATATCCGTTTCGATGGCGTTGAAGCCAGTTTTAATTATGGGAATTTTGCCAACGATATGGCTGTCGTTCAAATCCCTTCGGTGATTCCGTTTAACGGCGTTCCGGACGAATTGCTCAACACAGTTACTTATGTAACCACTTCCGGTACCACTACTTACAGTTTCAATTTCAATTACCCGGCGCCTGTAATTACAGGTGTCAGCACCGAAACATTTTTCCCGGGTGATTCAGTTTATATTGTAGGCTCCAGCTTCTTTTTAGTGCAAAGTGTACAATTTGCCGGCGCCGGCATTACAAAGTACAATGTAGATTCAATGGGTACCCGGATAGGATTTGTTTGTCCGCCATTGAACCAGGTGCCCGGCGGTGTTATAACGGTGGTAGCAAAGGGGGGAACGGCCACTACCACCAAAACCTATGCAGTGGGCAAACCGAGTATACTATTAATATCAAACGAGAATCCCCATGCCGGTGACTCAGTTTATATAGTTGGGGCGGCTTTTAAAGACATCCAAAGCATTGTTTTCGCGGGCGCTACCATTAGTTCTTATAATGTTGCCCCGGATTACAGTTCCGTTGGTTTTGTATGTCCAACCCTGTCTGCACCAGGTATTGTAACTATAACAACACTCTACGGAACTGCATCTACAACTTTTAACGTGAATGATATTAATACCGGTATCATAGGCAATTTTGAATGGGGCGGTTCATTCGGGTGGCAATGGTGGGGCGGTGCTTCGCTTGAATCGGGTGACCCCAACTCGGGCTGGCCTCCTTATGATCCGCTGCTATCAGGTAACAGTTCCATGTATTTGCAGCTGAATGGCAGTAATATGAACAGTGCTGACGGAAATAACACTTCTACAGCAATTCGCCTCAATGCCGCACAATGGGTGCCGTCTTCCAACTTAACAGAGCAACCAGAAAACTGGGCAATTAAATTTGAAATGAGTGTGCCCAAACCATGGAATGGAGCTTCGCTTGTTATAGCTAGTGATATCACCGACTATATATTCAGATTCGAACCCTGGAATACAACTTCAGGTGCTGTAGCCTTTTCAACAAAAGGTTGGGTAACGGTAACAATACCATTGTCTTCCTTTAAAGCAAAAAGTTCTGCCGGGGACGGTAGAGGCGCCGCTTTATCAGACCTTACAAAACTGATTGGTCCTTCCGGTAACAGTGGAATGTATTTGTATATGCATAATTATGGATCATCGGCCACCGAAACCGGGTATTATGCAGGCTTTGACAATGTTAGAGTAGTTAAAATAAAATAA
- a CDS encoding SusC/RagA family TonB-linked outer membrane protein, with translation MRVFTIVQKLLLCSFSCCLLFALNSQAQEKAGKKKITGKILSSVDNKPLPDASISVPGTSAITVSDNNGQFTIEASLGDRLLISMIGYQTKEVRVGRNNTLEVKLEQIALKLDDVVVIGYGKVRRKDVTGSISSVSGEELRKLPAATFDQALQGKVAGLVVQQVSGQPGGGVSIQIRGVSSINGKNAPLYVIDGVIIPAPSDPGSGSNPLNTINANEIESIDVLKDASATAIYGSQATNGVIVITTKRGRVGAPAISYDGYYGYQELPKRLPTVDLQQFASLLNDRATVWGFDARPEFVNPKYLGKGTDWQTELFRKAPMQNHAVTVNGGDARTQYLLSAAYFDQEGIALGSDFKRYSVRLNLDNKTTDWLKIGTSLQLSHVDENVNATSSSVINSALILTPDIPVKNLDGTFGGITNTAGWITPVPNPVGLALLNSHTKNRNQVFGNAYAEIQFYKDLSLRNEVSGNFDFSTEASFNPTYNFGRVVNNTNSSSASSGQNIYTVVRNFLTYNHSFQKLTINVLAGHEAQLSTFKSLSASRQNFPSNSVTAISSGDANTTANSGGKGSGPALESWFGRINAGWSDRYLLTGNIRRDGSSNFAPGRRWVNTYSGALAWKINNEAFLKNVRYINELKLRVGYGITNNQAISDNRFVTLLSSVNNALSGSAQFQYNLANPYISWEKTKYSNVGIDGTFFNGRISFSLDLYDRKTDGLLLSLPLPLFSGTTTGWSPGAMQAPIVNVGAASNKGFDLKISTTNITTKNITWRTDFTVSHNVNRIVSLGAGGDAANLSQSYNGYVFEKTVVGQPIGEFYGYLFDGVFARPEDFTGHALPVNQSGVPYPISPNGGGIWYGDRKYKDLNGDGVIDSKDQTFLGSPIPKFQFGFNNSVTYKNFDLNVFFSANVGNKVFNQLLISQTNPQNNTSYFRSVLEYAQVAYKDPNESTANIYNAYVKNPNTKIVGLRNDNTNENSRPSDLYIQDGSFIKCKNISLGYRVPEALLAKAHLHALRFYVTVSNAFMITNYSGMDPEIGSWNPLQAGWDNGYYPQPRTFTIGANLNLTK, from the coding sequence ATGAGAGTATTTACGATTGTGCAAAAACTGCTGCTATGCAGTTTTTCCTGCTGCCTGCTATTTGCCCTTAACAGCCAGGCGCAGGAAAAGGCCGGTAAAAAGAAGATCACCGGCAAAATTCTATCTTCCGTCGACAACAAGCCCTTACCCGATGCCTCCATCTCGGTTCCGGGTACCTCCGCCATCACCGTTTCCGACAACAATGGTCAGTTTACTATTGAAGCCAGCCTGGGCGACAGGCTGCTGATCTCTATGATCGGTTACCAGACGAAGGAAGTGCGGGTGGGCAGGAACAATACCCTGGAAGTAAAACTGGAACAAATTGCTTTAAAGCTCGATGATGTGGTGGTGATCGGGTATGGAAAAGTGAGAAGGAAAGATGTCACCGGCTCCATTTCCTCGGTGAGTGGGGAAGAACTGCGGAAACTGCCTGCTGCCACCTTTGACCAGGCGCTGCAGGGTAAAGTAGCCGGTTTGGTGGTACAACAGGTTTCCGGTCAGCCTGGCGGTGGCGTATCGATTCAAATTCGTGGCGTATCATCGATCAACGGAAAAAATGCACCCTTGTATGTAATAGACGGCGTTATTATTCCGGCACCCAGCGATCCGGGCAGTGGTTCAAATCCTTTAAATACCATCAACGCAAATGAAATTGAAAGTATCGACGTATTAAAAGACGCCTCGGCCACCGCCATTTATGGTTCTCAGGCAACCAATGGCGTTATAGTAATTACTACCAAAAGAGGCCGCGTAGGCGCGCCTGCCATTTCATACGATGGGTATTATGGTTACCAGGAATTACCTAAAAGATTGCCTACGGTTGATCTGCAGCAATTCGCTTCGCTGTTAAACGACCGGGCCACGGTGTGGGGGTTCGATGCCAGGCCTGAATTTGTAAATCCCAAATACCTGGGAAAGGGCACCGACTGGCAAACTGAATTGTTCCGTAAGGCGCCTATGCAAAATCATGCTGTTACTGTAAATGGGGGCGATGCCCGTACCCAGTATTTATTATCAGCTGCCTACTTTGATCAGGAAGGCATTGCGCTTGGCTCTGATTTTAAAAGATATTCGGTTCGTTTGAACCTCGACAACAAAACAACCGACTGGCTGAAAATAGGTACCAGCCTGCAATTGTCGCACGTTGACGAAAATGTGAACGCCACTTCTTCCAGTGTAATAAACAGTGCCCTGATCTTAACACCCGATATCCCCGTAAAAAACCTGGATGGCACCTTTGGCGGTATCACCAATACGGCAGGATGGATCACCCCGGTCCCGAATCCGGTTGGGTTGGCGCTTTTAAATTCGCATACCAAAAACAGGAACCAGGTATTTGGCAATGCCTATGCCGAAATTCAGTTTTATAAAGATCTATCATTGAGGAATGAGGTGTCGGGCAATTTTGATTTCAGTACCGAAGCATCCTTTAACCCAACCTATAATTTTGGCAGGGTGGTCAATAACACCAATTCTTCCTCCGCCTCCTCGGGGCAAAATATCTATACCGTAGTTCGTAATTTTTTGACCTACAACCATTCCTTTCAAAAATTGACTATAAATGTATTGGCGGGGCATGAAGCGCAATTAAGCACTTTTAAGAGTTTATCGGCATCCAGACAAAATTTTCCTTCCAATTCTGTGACGGCGATCAGCAGCGGCGATGCCAATACAACCGCAAACAGTGGGGGAAAAGGATCAGGACCGGCGCTTGAATCGTGGTTTGGCCGGATCAATGCTGGTTGGAGCGACAGGTATTTGTTAACCGGAAATATTCGTAGAGATGGTTCTTCCAATTTTGCTCCTGGCAGACGTTGGGTGAATACGTATTCCGGTGCATTGGCCTGGAAAATAAATAATGAAGCCTTTTTAAAGAATGTAAGATATATAAACGAGTTAAAATTGCGGGTAGGCTATGGTATAACCAATAACCAGGCAATATCGGACAATAGATTTGTTACCCTGCTTTCATCGGTGAATAATGCCTTATCAGGTTCGGCGCAATTTCAGTATAACCTGGCAAACCCCTATATCTCATGGGAGAAAACAAAATATTCCAACGTCGGCATTGACGGAACCTTTTTTAACGGGAGAATAAGTTTTTCGCTTGACCTGTACGACCGTAAAACCGATGGTTTGTTGTTGAGCCTGCCATTGCCTTTGTTTTCCGGAACTACAACAGGATGGTCGCCCGGAGCCATGCAGGCGCCAATTGTGAATGTGGGCGCTGCCAGTAATAAAGGATTTGATCTTAAGATCAGTACTACCAACATTACAACGAAAAATATTACCTGGAGAACCGATTTTACTGTTTCACACAATGTAAACAGGATAGTAAGCCTGGGTGCGGGCGGCGATGCGGCCAACCTGTCGCAATCCTACAATGGATATGTGTTTGAAAAAACAGTGGTAGGCCAGCCGATCGGGGAGTTTTATGGCTATTTGTTCGATGGCGTGTTTGCCAGGCCGGAAGATTTTACCGGCCATGCATTACCGGTAAACCAAAGCGGCGTTCCGTATCCCATTTCGCCTAATGGTGGTGGCATCTGGTATGGCGATAGAAAATATAAAGACCTGAACGGGGACGGGGTTATTGACTCAAAAGACCAAACGTTTTTGGGTTCTCCTATCCCAAAGTTTCAATTTGGGTTTAATAACTCGGTCACGTATAAAAATTTTGATCTGAACGTTTTCTTCAGTGCCAATGTGGGCAATAAAGTGTTTAATCAGTTATTGATCTCACAAACCAATCCACAGAACAATACCAGCTATTTCAGGTCTGTGCTGGAATATGCCCAGGTTGCCTATAAAGATCCCAATGAATCTACAGCTAATATCTACAACGCTTATGTGAAGAACCCCAATACGAAAATTGTAGGTCTCAGAAATGACAATACGAACGAGAACAGCCGCCCGTCTGATCTGTACATCCAGGATGGTTCGTTTATCAAATGCAAAAACATCTCGCTGGGATATAGAGTTCCTGAAGCATTATTAGCGAAAGCGCACCTGCATGCACTAAGATTTTATGTAACTGTTTCAAATGCTTTCATGATAACCAATTATTCTGGCATGGATCCCGAGATCGGTTCCTGGAATCCTTTACAGGCCGGTTGGGATAACGGCTATTATCCGCAACCCAGAACATTTACCATTGGCGCGAACCTGAATTTAACCAAGTAA
- a CDS encoding RagB/SusD family nutrient uptake outer membrane protein, with protein sequence MKHIHIIILTTLVVISGIGCKKGYLDRPSQSQISADNFYKTTSELRLATASLYGGPTWGVWHQEACLQLGDILSGNGTRQWISDWQQLYTRTITAGNSVMQGGWKGLYNLIGQCNTVINSIQQKADKTISDADKNAALGEAKFIRATAYYYLAMMWGAVPIIEDNSKLIQDPLVKRNIVTDVYKFVANDLTFAAQSLPVTDEKGRVTTWSAQGMLGKVYLTMAGLGQGNGTRNQSYLDSAIKYAGNVCNKSGLNLLSSYYNLFRSQYNDNPEALFALQWATGASVSWEEGNLFLTYSPSGDINPQRNGAWNALTPTYDLFLNYSANDTVRRKATIMLNGDYYPELNAAGGGYKSGGQSMKKHIIGNEKDNNTPTMTYTASIEHDAVLRLADVYLVYAEAILGNNGATANTEALKYFNKVRTRAGIDPVTTINMDSVLKERRVEFAFEGQYWLDLVRLSYWNPVKAVNILNNQQRVSFSYDKGTVTPDKPDPAVVPATIASFTLQLPASELTADPRLAEAPVPYY encoded by the coding sequence ATGAAACACATTCATATAATTATACTGACCACGCTTGTTGTAATATCCGGTATCGGGTGTAAGAAAGGCTATCTCGACCGTCCTTCACAATCGCAAATAAGTGCAGATAACTTTTATAAGACCACTTCGGAATTAAGACTGGCTACCGCCAGTTTGTATGGCGGACCTACCTGGGGGGTATGGCATCAGGAAGCCTGTTTGCAGTTGGGAGACATTTTAAGCGGCAACGGCACCCGCCAATGGATCAGTGACTGGCAGCAATTGTATACCCGCACCATTACTGCCGGCAATAGCGTAATGCAGGGTGGCTGGAAGGGATTATACAATTTGATTGGTCAATGCAATACGGTTATCAATTCAATACAACAAAAGGCAGATAAAACGATCAGTGATGCTGATAAAAATGCCGCGTTGGGCGAAGCAAAATTTATCCGGGCAACGGCCTATTATTACCTGGCCATGATGTGGGGCGCAGTACCCATCATTGAAGACAACAGCAAGCTGATACAGGACCCGTTGGTAAAACGGAATATCGTTACCGATGTGTATAAGTTCGTTGCCAATGATCTCACTTTTGCGGCACAAAGCCTGCCTGTTACCGATGAAAAAGGCCGCGTAACCACCTGGTCGGCGCAGGGGATGCTGGGAAAAGTGTACCTCACTATGGCCGGCCTGGGGCAGGGCAACGGTACACGCAATCAATCCTATTTAGACAGCGCCATAAAATATGCGGGCAATGTTTGCAATAAAAGCGGGTTGAATTTATTGAGTAGTTATTATAATCTGTTCAGATCACAATACAACGACAATCCCGAAGCATTGTTTGCGCTGCAATGGGCTACAGGCGCAAGTGTAAGCTGGGAAGAAGGTAATTTATTTCTTACCTATTCGCCTTCAGGTGATATTAACCCGCAACGTAACGGGGCCTGGAATGCGTTGACGCCTACGTACGACCTGTTTCTAAACTATTCTGCCAATGATACCGTAAGAAGGAAAGCAACCATTATGCTCAATGGAGATTATTATCCTGAATTGAATGCGGCAGGCGGGGGGTATAAATCCGGGGGACAAAGTATGAAAAAGCATATTATCGGCAATGAAAAGGATAATAATACGCCCACTATGACCTATACCGCTTCTATTGAACATGATGCGGTGCTTCGCCTGGCTGATGTGTACCTGGTATATGCCGAAGCCATTTTGGGGAACAATGGCGCCACCGCCAATACCGAAGCATTGAAATATTTTAATAAGGTAAGAACGAGGGCCGGTATTGATCCTGTTACAACCATAAACATGGACAGTGTGCTGAAGGAAAGAAGGGTTGAGTTTGCTTTTGAAGGGCAATACTGGTTAGACCTGGTTCGGCTTTCTTACTGGAACCCTGTTAAAGCAGTGAACATCCTCAACAATCAGCAGCGGGTATCGTTTTCGTACGACAAAGGAACGGTTACACCGGATAAACCTGATCCGGCTGTTGTGCCGGCCACTATTGCGTCGTTCACCTTGCAGTTACCTGCATCTGAACTAACTGCCGATCCCAGGCTGGCCGAGGCTCCGGTTCCCTATTATTAA
- a CDS encoding RagB/SusD family nutrient uptake outer membrane protein, with the protein MKKRYRNIIVALAAIITFSSCKKFLTTELTDAKQTTLSYYKKPSEAYTALVGCYNGLDQIYNNDQVPALLEVFSDNSFGGTGAFDGYGWAMVDEFDKSISPSDISFHSGGWKAYYQTIYRCNVLLQNMDKVVWGDSTALRTKYAAEAKFIRAYCYLDLVRLFENVPLVITPTLANVPQADPDATFTQIMTDLREAADSLPAASYKTVPSGRITKWAAESLLARAYLFYSGLYGKTTIAGETAATALAAVEDVIAHSGHSLVSDFNTLWPAASTAKNVTYAGEDNPEVVFAIKYSSTDNWSADATGNRWMVMEGIRSQSIYPYQSGWGACTVDPKFWNLYPSTDTRRFATITSIADENLDYTKSSDCREYTGYFMKKYSMLCDKSGNSLVSNFQTGQYQDFFAIRYADVLLMAAELGSPNAVNYYNQVLHRADPSAAPAVAVTKADILAQRRLEFAGEGLRYWDLLRQGIDVAAATIAANTTVSYFQDGTATPPSASKLKDNIKATRGFQQIPNDQITLASGTLKQNAGW; encoded by the coding sequence ATGAAAAAAAGATATAGAAATATCATTGTTGCCCTTGCTGCAATAATAACCTTCAGTTCGTGTAAAAAATTTCTTACCACCGAACTAACCGATGCCAAGCAAACCACACTCTCTTATTATAAAAAACCTTCCGAAGCATATACGGCCCTGGTGGGTTGTTACAATGGGCTCGATCAGATCTATAACAATGATCAGGTGCCTGCTTTGCTGGAAGTTTTCTCCGACAACAGCTTTGGCGGCACGGGCGCTTTTGACGGGTATGGCTGGGCCATGGTAGATGAATTTGATAAATCAATTTCCCCTTCGGATATTTCTTTTCACAGCGGGGGCTGGAAAGCATACTACCAAACCATTTACCGCTGCAATGTATTATTGCAAAACATGGATAAGGTAGTATGGGGCGACAGTACTGCGTTAAGAACAAAATATGCTGCCGAGGCAAAGTTCATCCGGGCTTACTGTTATTTAGACCTGGTTAGGTTATTCGAAAATGTTCCCCTGGTAATAACGCCTACCCTTGCCAATGTGCCGCAAGCCGATCCGGACGCAACGTTTACGCAGATCATGACCGACTTACGGGAAGCCGCTGATAGTCTTCCTGCGGCTTCTTACAAAACTGTACCCAGCGGAAGAATAACCAAATGGGCTGCGGAATCTTTATTGGCGCGTGCCTACCTGTTTTACTCAGGTTTGTATGGAAAAACCACTATTGCCGGTGAAACGGCAGCTACTGCTTTAGCAGCCGTAGAAGATGTGATTGCCCATAGCGGACATTCACTGGTAAGCGATTTCAACACGTTATGGCCGGCCGCTTCCACTGCAAAGAATGTTACTTATGCAGGCGAAGATAACCCCGAAGTAGTCTTTGCTATTAAATATTCTTCAACCGACAACTGGTCGGCAGACGCTACCGGTAACCGGTGGATGGTTATGGAAGGCATCCGTTCGCAAAGCATTTATCCTTACCAGTCCGGTTGGGGCGCCTGTACGGTTGATCCTAAGTTCTGGAACCTGTATCCATCAACCGATACCCGCCGTTTTGCTACCATCACTTCTATAGCCGATGAAAATCTTGATTACACCAAATCGAGTGACTGCCGGGAATACACAGGATATTTTATGAAAAAATATTCCATGCTGTGCGACAAGAGTGGAAATTCTTTGGTATCCAATTTTCAAACCGGGCAGTACCAGGATTTTTTCGCCATTCGCTATGCAGATGTGTTGCTGATGGCTGCTGAATTGGGCAGTCCCAATGCGGTAAATTATTATAACCAGGTGCTGCATAGAGCCGATCCTTCCGCTGCGCCTGCAGTTGCGGTAACTAAAGCAGATATTTTAGCCCAGCGCAGGTTGGAATTTGCGGGTGAAGGGTTACGTTATTGGGACCTATTGCGCCAGGGTATTGATGTTGCAGCTGCTACCATTGCTGCCAATACAACGGTTTCCTACTTCCAGGATGGCACGGCAACGCCGCCTTCTGCTTCAAAACTGAAGGATAATATTAAAGCAACCCGCGGGTTTCAGCAAATACCAAACGACCAGATCACGCTGGCGTCAGGTACCCTGAAACAAAATGCCGGCTGGTAA
- a CDS encoding GH39 family glycosyl hydrolase: MKKTLLLFVGVLYCFVDNLHAQTRMIDIDFNKTAGPLNSFFKECVGAGRANEGLRADWQQQLAYVRKECGFRYIRMHGLLTDDMAVYKEDGKGNPVYNFMYVDALFDFLQSIGMKPFVELGFMPNALASGNQTIFWWRGNVTPPKDYDKWTALIRTLTQHFTERYGSSEVKTWYFEVWNEPNLSPGFWSGTQQDYFKLYNYTAKAIKSVNKEYRVGGPGTAGAAWEPEMIDYCHKNNVPIDFISTHAYGVKQGFLDEFGQGGTVLDKNPMSVSGDVLQSRKEIATSTMPGLELHYTEWSASYTPSDPIHDSYHEAAYVLQKLKQVGNAANSMSYWVFTDIFEEPGPRYEPFHGGFGMLTIQGINKPAFYSYQFLNRLGNMELVNKDAASWVCKDTTGNIQALVWDFTNTHPGDSVHNQKYYIQDLPSKSKGKVKIGINNVPAGTYALEVYKVGYRSNDAYSTYLSMGKPAQLNRQQVEQIKQQNDGSPVLKEIVTVKSGMPFSKELEIRENDVFFLNLIKM, translated from the coding sequence ATGAAAAAAACGCTTTTGTTGTTTGTTGGCGTACTGTATTGCTTCGTTGATAACCTGCACGCGCAAACCCGGATGATAGATATTGACTTCAATAAGACTGCAGGCCCCCTGAATTCCTTTTTCAAAGAGTGCGTGGGGGCAGGAAGAGCCAATGAAGGATTGCGGGCCGACTGGCAGCAGCAATTGGCTTATGTAAGAAAAGAATGTGGTTTCAGGTACATCCGCATGCACGGGCTTTTAACAGACGACATGGCTGTTTATAAAGAAGACGGCAAGGGAAACCCGGTTTACAATTTCATGTATGTAGATGCTTTGTTCGATTTTTTGCAAAGCATCGGCATGAAACCCTTTGTTGAGCTGGGCTTCATGCCTAATGCGTTGGCCAGCGGCAATCAAACCATTTTCTGGTGGCGTGGTAATGTAACGCCGCCCAAAGATTACGATAAATGGACAGCTTTGATCCGTACCCTTACACAACACTTTACAGAACGTTATGGATCCAGCGAAGTAAAGACCTGGTATTTTGAAGTGTGGAATGAGCCCAACCTGTCACCAGGGTTTTGGTCGGGCACGCAACAGGATTATTTCAAATTGTACAATTACACGGCAAAGGCGATCAAAAGCGTAAATAAGGAGTACCGCGTAGGCGGACCAGGTACTGCAGGCGCCGCCTGGGAACCGGAAATGATCGACTATTGCCATAAGAATAATGTGCCCATAGATTTTATCAGTACCCATGCTTACGGCGTAAAACAGGGCTTCCTGGATGAATTTGGGCAGGGCGGTACCGTGCTCGATAAAAACCCGATGAGTGTGAGTGGCGACGTGCTGCAGTCAAGAAAAGAGATCGCAACCTCTACAATGCCCGGCCTTGAATTGCATTATACCGAATGGAGCGCCTCCTATACACCGTCCGATCCCATTCACGACAGCTATCACGAAGCGGCCTATGTTTTACAAAAACTGAAACAGGTGGGCAATGCCGCCAATTCCATGTCGTATTGGGTGTTCACCGATATTTTCGAGGAACCAGGCCCACGTTACGAACCATTTCATGGCGGCTTCGGTATGTTGACCATACAAGGCATTAACAAACCGGCATTTTACTCGTACCAGTTCCTGAATCGTTTGGGGAATATGGAACTGGTAAATAAGGATGCTGCGTCGTGGGTTTGCAAAGATACAACAGGCAACATCCAGGCATTGGTTTGGGATTTTACCAACACGCATCCGGGCGATTCTGTTCACAATCAGAAATATTACATCCAGGACCTGCCATCAAAATCAAAAGGGAAAGTAAAAATAGGAATAAACAATGTGCCTGCCGGTACGTATGCGCTGGAAGTATATAAAGTGGGTTACCGCAGCAACGATGCGTATTCCACTTATCTGTCTATGGGAAAGCCGGCACAACTGAACAGGCAACAGGTGGAACAAATAAAGCAACAAAATGATGGGTCACCGGTATTGAAGGAGATCGTTACGGTGAAAAGCGGAATGCCTTTTTCAAAAGAACTGGAGATCCGCGAAAACGATGTGTTCTTTTTAAACCTTATTAAAATGTAA